ATTCTTAATTATCTTTTTAAATTCTCACAATGGatatttttttaaggttttaaataCATTGTGACATGTTTATGCCCAGTTTGACAAGACAGGGTACAGGTATACCATATAATGATATTAAATTTTTGTGACGGGCAgtttttattgatgtttttataAAATTTTGTGTCAGTCGGTTTGAGTTTTTATTCTAattgttttgcttttattcagtCAAATTTAGCAAACCTTGAGttattatatatacatatcttAAAGAAAAACATCTCCTTATTACAATAGGTCTTATCTAATGGGGTGAAAAACAATGAGATCAATGGAGGCAGTCTGCTTCAATTTTGCTGTATTTCCTTTAACTTCATTCTTAatttttacattattatttTTCAGGGTTAATTTAGGGAAATCTGAGCATTTATTCATTATATCAGAACGTTTAAACCTTCAACATTTCGGGTTTTAATTTGGTTTGTATGAACATATGACAGATTTTCCATGTGGTATGAGACTTTCGGACTTAACTGAAGGACCATATGATGAAATAATAAGCATCTGGGAGTGATACTGCAGTTACTCCTTAGTGCCTTGTGAAAGTGAATATTCAAAGCATTAGCAGCTCAAATAAAACTAGCTAAACATTTAGTTTACAGTGTATTAATGTGAAAAGCATTAAAGAAAAGGACAAACTAAGCAGATATGGTCTGTAGATTATATTattctctctttaaaaaaaacacatcagtaCAAGAATCAACTTCATTCATTCAGACACACTCCTTACATGTTCAGAGGTTTGAATACTGTTAATAACTAACTGCATAACAACTAAAGAACCACTGCTTAACATGCAGTGAATAGTGTCTGCACCGACAGCTGACTGACACAGTGCACATAATCACAGTCAGTGTTGAAGTCTCAAACGGAAAGAACAGCTTCAGTACCAGCACCTCTGTAGGAGAAACACGGACGAGCTTCAGAAACCTTCCGCTACAGAGGATTAATTCAACTTTATCACAAGAAACATAATTCAAAATGTCTGATGTTGTCAGTCTAAAGAATGAGATATGTTGCCAGGTTTGGCATGACTTTCTTGTTTCAGTTCAAGAATTCAGGGTGAATTCTCAGCAGCCTCAGCTTTGCTAAAACAAGCTAAATGTCTTCATTAACTACAGTGATGAGCATCAACCACAAAAAGATAATTAGATGGTCTTTGACCCACATGAACAACATACTGTTTAACAGTCTCATCACATGGCCCTTTGTCAGCTGTTTGTTGGAGATGTGCATCCAGATTTCTACTTTTCACAGATCTTAAATACTTCCCATATTGGCTGAACAACTGAGACTCCAAATTCATTCATTACCTTAAAACAAGTCTTCAAATTAAGAGCTCCAGCAGTTAACAGTCCTGCCATCAAAGCCAGTTGTGTTTTACTGAAACGTCAAGCAAAGCTGGAGGTGATGGTGGCACGAGCTGCATGAGTCAAACAAATGCTACCGAGTCCTTCTGTGCCAGCTCAAACTGTTGAATATGTTGAACCCTAACAGATGCTTTTCTGTTATGACAGATTCTGATTATTCCTGAGGGAGGGAGAATTTATTTAGAGCTCCAGGGAAATTATTTAACAAGTTACAGACAGCCATTTTATAGACGATGGGTTTCTTAAATTATTGAGCAAAATAGAGGTTCAAAAAGCTTCTTGGAAACAACGTTTCCAAGAAGTTTGGCCAAGTTTGGCCTGCACAGCTATGGTCAGATTTTCTAAATCCAATGTTTAAACTACATTTTTAGAAGCCAGTTTCTGACAGATTAATCTATTATTGGCCTGAAAACTGCACAGGTCCCATAAAAATTGGTTATACAGTCAAAGGCCAAATATTAGCTAGATATCTTTAATACTTCACAAGCAGTggatttccttcagttttaaagCATATCCTAGATGCTTGTGTTGGCCATGAATCCAGTTAAAATGCACCAAACTGACCAGAGTCCTATAGACAAAGCCTCATAAAGCAAGAAATCAATACACAGCATTTACCTTTGAACCCCTAATTTAGCTTGTTAAGTCAGGATGCCCGTCCTCTGTAATACTGATGGTAActtgataaataaatacatttctaaACAAAAACTGACACAAAATAACCCTAAATACTCTATAACATTTTCCTAGCAAGTTAGCACACTAGATGGAACCAACTTATATACAGCTTATAGTCCAAAATGTCCTAAAATGGCCACCATACTGAGAATAGAGACTTCTGATTTAGGTAATAATAGCACAACTTTGACTTCGGTGCATGTTTTGCTACCAAAGTGGCATTTTCTTCATTATAAACCAGATTTATCCAGACTGAGAGTCTGTGACCTCACTGTGATGTCACAAGGTCCCGCTGTAAACAAGGAAATCATTGCAATAAGATGacctaaacaggaactaaatcATCAGGGGGGTGTTAAAGTCCTTTTtaagaaaaactaaaacaaaatcatttaaaatctGACTGAAACATCTCTAAACATCCCATAAACTGCAGGTTTCTCCTGAAAACCTGCTGCTTTTTACTGAGCAGTAACTGGTTTATTATCGACACAAACAGCTTTCAGGATACGAGGATAGAACGACGATATAAAAACTAATCAACTTAGACGTTGGGATGCTATCCTGGACGTACATTCATTCGGTGGACACAAACATGACTCCTGTTTGTTTCAAcattcacatttttaaaagacCCAACACACGCCTGCAGCTTTAACCATGTAAGTAGCGCTCGGATCAGAATCTCAGTGTCACCCGTCATGGTTTTAGCACGGAGCTTAATCCATCAAGTGTTTTAGATCATTTAAGTTGTCCAGAGAGTGTAAATGCAGACTGAATTCACCCAGCAGTGTTTCTATCGCTATCTAAAACCACCatcccataaacacacacatcattAGTCCCTCCACCAGCCCTTTTCCTCGTCATCCACAAGTTTAACAAACCTTCCTGTCTATTTTCTTTACTTGCGCCATCATCTCTAACTAGTGGAAAACGCAGCCAAACATTGCAAAAAATGAGGTCAAATCAattataaaaaagaataaaagaccCTTTTGCTCTTCCTCAAGCGTCTAATCTCCCTCGTCTTTCTTGCACAGTGAAAGTTTTGAGTCCAGTTCCCATAAAATTAGCTTGAACTATTTTTTTCCCCGCTCGATGTTACATGATGATTCGTGGCTCTGGGACCGACTCGTTGATGGATTTATGGGGCAGGACGTTGGCACCGTTCAGGTAAAGCTCATCATTCACAATCACGTCCTCCCCCAACACCGTCACGTTCTCCATACGCACCTGAGGACAGAAAAGACCCGAACACAAGTCATCTTCACCACTGAATATTTAATATTGATTGGTAATTATATCCTTAAATAAGGATGCATGTCATGATTCGCGGCTGTGATTGACAGCTGATCTGTTTATGTCTTCTCACCCATTGGCCAACAGAGGAGCTCCAGCCAACGATGCAGCTCTCCAGCCAGGAGTGCGATCGGACCCTCGACCCTTTCAGCACCGTGCACCGCTTTATCCTCACGCCGTCTTCCACAACCACACCGGCGCCGATGGTGACATTCGGGCCAATGGTGCAGTTCTCCCCGATCTGCGCCGTCGGGTCCTGAGGAGTCAAAGTGAGGACGGAGGATAATCATCCTGGAGTGCAGATGTTTATCTGACGGGTAGTGTCAACAAGCTGCACTCACCACTAGAACGTTGCCAAGGAAACCAGGCCCCGTGCGTAACCTCTCAGGAGCGTGTTGTCTTACTGACTGGAGGTACATACACATCCCTGTCAGGAAGTCTTTAGGCTGACCAATGTCCATCCAGAAACCTGACATACAGTCAGACAGACATTGAGAGTAATTAGCTACCATCCCGACTCATTGGGATTAGCACAGAACAGGAACATCTACATCTCATTTACGCACAGCAAACTCGCATTGactgatcagccataacattatgaccacctgcCTAATACTGAGTAATACTGGTGGCAGAGACTACAGCTCCAAACAGCTGTAGTCTCTGCCACCAAGCTGTTCGTAGCAGATCCTCCCTTAAGTCGTAGCCTGTCCAGCACATGCCACAGACTCATGGTTGGACTGAGATCTAGAGAATTTGGAGGCCAAGTCAACACCTCAAACTCATTTTTGCATTCTTCAGACCATTACTGAACCTTTATCCTGGCTCAAAGAGGCCACAGCCTTTAGGCATTACTGTTACCAAGAATTAGTGGACATGGCCGGCTAAATTCAGTTAGTTGATACGCCTCATGGATGGCAGGATCCAATGTTTCCAAACGGAACTTTACCCCCTCCGGCTTTCCTTCGTCCCACAGTGCATCCTGTTGCCAAGTCTTCCCCGAGCAAACAAATATGGACTTGATCATCCACTGATACTTATGAACCAATTTGTAAACCACAGTATGGGTATCTTGACCTTTCGGCAGCTACTCAGCTCAATATGCAACAAACTGAAATGCACTGTGAGTTCTGACCACTACACACCTGGAACTTCCCATGAGAGCTGAATCACAACCCCACCCTTGTCAAAGtcccttaaagcaatacaatgtaacttctcaaaaagcccattatggagctccccctacaggcttggaggtaatgtacggttacactgtcgtaaatacaacaccctttcgctttcacgtttgacgaaccggcgaggagtcagaaggtgcaagctatgtcgaccgagaaggtaagagtaatcaaatgtacctgggagtgtgagaggggtctatttgtttttgcggtaggtgtgccagaaagcaagtcgaagtacttccgctcagctcccgggctgctcccgggccggtccagccaagttacatagcgcagtttttccaactcagacccccaaagggcataggagacaggccaatcctaatattaaaactcattctagccgcacaatttttttcaagctgtcattttaaggtagaaatgttacatagtattgctttaaatccaACTTGAAGGACACAAGGTTCACTTGCTGCCTGATATATCCCGCCCCCTGCCAGGTGCTATTCTAAAGAGATTATCGACAAATGTCAGTGGTCAGATTGTTATAGTTGATCAGTATGTATCACCATACATAAACATTCTTTAGTCTGGATATATATTCCTGCCCACACCTGTTCttcaatgatcattttaacagaAAGGATAAATTAATCATAACAGCTCAGAGTATAATCACAggtgaaaatacagaaaagataAAAAACTGGTCTGTCTACAGGACGGGAGGGTGGCCTGTCTGCACAGCTACGTGTTTCCACCGTTTCCCACAGAGCTGAAGGCTCCCAGTGAGGGACGGGGATCTTGAGAAGCACCAACGAGGAGTAATCTTATCTATTTGCATAAGGTTTGGGCATGAAGACCAACTGATCTGCAAACAGTTTTGCTGCAGAAATCTTGTTTTTTTAGGGGGCGTGGGGGTTGGTGCTTCTCTTCAAACAAAGCTGTCTAAAACTACGAGCTTAGATTTGACAAAATAACCAAACACTTACGCCTGGTGGAGCTGTGAGCTGCAGAGACCAGAGCGAGCACACAGGTCAACTTTTACACTTTATTCAGCTCAACTGACGTAACCAATCTGTGTCTTTAGTTAGACAAGACACTTGAATGCTTTAACGTCTTAAAAATCTGAATAAATTTAACGTTCCCAAGCATTCATTGAACTGAGGTTCAaacaaagcttttattttgcattCTGTCACAATCCCAGATCATTCAAAAGCAGAATATACAGTATTTATAATCAAATAAGACTTTTCTTTTACCTATGAGCAAAATAAGTATGCTAACAACAAGTAGGAAccataaataaacacaatttgATCCGTCAACTCATTTTGAGCTTGTGTAGAAAGTCTCCTGAAATGAATACAGAATCAGCTCAGATAAAGAATTAATGAGAGCTCAACGTGTTTCAGAAATTGTGATGAGAAGCATTAGTCCAACATGTCAGACGGCAGCGTTATGCTGGAATACTGTAAGAGTTACCTTGCAGCTCCATGGCGTACAGCTGACCCTCCTCTGCCATCACAGGGAATATTTCTTTCTCGATGGATGTTGGTCTCAGctgcacacaaacagacatgaaTGTGGGTCACAACCACGCACAGAAAAACTACTATTTCAATATATACTCACTGGACAAAAGTAAGGAAAAACAAATCACACTAATATTTTGTTTAAGGGTAGAAAAAAACGTGGCTCTTCAGTATGAGCAGTTTGTTAACAGACATTAAACAATGCTGTGAGTTCTCCCGTCGATCATCTTGGATCTGATCTCACCAAACCTTTCGGTGTTTTTCCATCACAATCATTCAAGATTTTCTTTCTCCCACAATTCTTCCTCAAAGATGACTGTTCCCCACTGTGCTTCCAGGTTTTAAAAATGCGTTGGCAAGTTCTTAACCACGTTTTGATGGTTTCAGCTGATGTGTTTGCTTGATTCTGACCAATAAATCGACCCTTGTGAAACAGCATAACATCTTTTTCCAACAAGGTTATTTCATGAGAAGCTACTCGTTGCATTAATGCGGACTTGCTGCCAGCTGAAACATATCAATGGCTGCCATATTCGTCCTATGGAAAGCTCTTACTTATCCGACTTTTTGTGTACGCACAAGATGAAAAACTAaactgtatatatacatattttctGCTTCACATCGGGCTCCTGTCAGTGTAGAAGTTACTAGTCCAAAGAAGGTGTGAAAGTGTCACCTGGATCCTGCTGAGCATGCTGGGATTGAAGATGTACATGCCGGCGTTAATCTTGTTGGAGACGAAGACCTGAGGCTTCTCGACGAAGCGTTGGATCCTCCCGCTGTCCGAGTCGAACACCACCACGCCGTACTTAGAAGGCTCCTCCACCCGCGTTACCTGCACACgcagaaataaatgtattttgttgCATCAAACAATCTGTCCTGATACATTTCTGAGTAGCagccctttattttttttccaaatatttttattgaaaGCTACAATACAATACTTTCAGTTTCAGACATACAAtagacattttctttttaacacacacacatatgtaaaacaaaataaaacaaaaacactgataaaaatatAGAAGAAAATAACTAAATTAATTGCTAAGTGTTAGTGCCACGTAATAAAGTGAACAACCCCCAACCCACGCCCCCACTTGGCTCATCACGACCAACACAGATACTACTGGTTATTTATGCAATATAAAAAGGTATAACAGTAATAGGCACACATTCAATCAGGTACCTCTAAATGAGTGAAATAGGAAATAAAGGGTTGCCATTTGTGAAAAAATTTGACTGTACATCCTCTCAGCGTATGTTTAATTTTctcaagttttaaaaaaaaacatgacatctTTAAGCCACCGGGAAATAGAAGGATATTTAGCAGACTTCCAATGCAACAATAATAAACGTCTTGCTAGTCAGGAAGTGAATACTATAATATTCTTTTGTGTAGAGTTAAATGCAAGTGAGGGGTCAGGAATCCCAAATATGGCAATCAGAGGGCATGGTTGAATATTTACCCCAAGAACAGTGGAGATAATAGAAAAATAACCCGCCCAGAAACCTTTCAGATcaggacaaagaaaaaacatgtgACTACGGTGACAAGGGGAGCCATGGCATTTATCACATTTGTCTTCCACTTCCGAATACAATTCGGATAGTCTAGACTTAGAGAAATGTGCCCTGTATAAAgtctggtttatagtcggtaacgcaagatgcggttgcaagccccccccttgcgtgcttgcgtgtgtcacctcaattttctaaacttcacgcaagacgcgagcagagctatagaatagccactctggacgcgagcacaagccactatcacagcccttttacatataCATAGAAACTCTCTGCCACTATCTACACCACAtccggcgtgttcatcttccggtttcatcccctaataaaagaccgctgttttcaaacgccaaggtagaaagcgaagaagaagaagaagaagaagaagaagaatgaatcccatagacataatatatataatatattatgtctatgatgaatccacttgaagagagacttgccgaagaggtcctggcggtgaatttcctttcatcgtagtaggcttgtcattgaaaaaacccgctactccacctactgtcctggtgGTGAAACGCCACGCAGAACACGCAAGccccggcaaagctaaatgaagcataaacgtctcgagccattaacacaagcgcaagacgcaagcgcaagggcagttaaaagaa
The Odontesthes bonariensis isolate fOdoBon6 chromosome 3, fOdoBon6.hap1, whole genome shotgun sequence DNA segment above includes these coding regions:
- the gmppb gene encoding mannose-1-phosphate guanylyltransferase catalytic subunit beta encodes the protein MKALILVGGYGTRLRPLTLSVPKPLVDFCNKPILLHQVEALVKAGVNHVVLAVSYMSELLEREMRVQEQRLGIHISLSHEKEPLGTAGPLALARELLNVDNEPFFVLNSDVICDFPFKDLLQFHRNHGKEGTIVVTRVEEPSKYGVVVFDSDSGRIQRFVEKPQVFVSNKINAGMYIFNPSMLSRIQLRPTSIEKEIFPVMAEEGQLYAMELQGFWMDIGQPKDFLTGMCMYLQSVRQHAPERLRTGPGFLGNVLVDPTAQIGENCTIGPNVTIGAGVVVEDGVRIKRCTVLKGSRVRSHSWLESCIVGWSSSVGQWVRMENVTVLGEDVIVNDELYLNGANVLPHKSINESVPEPRIIM